The DNA region TTGTGTCTTTCATCCATAGTAAGCCCAATGATACAATGAGTATCAGAGCTGTTATTCCACCTCCAACCTGCATGGCACGCCGTGCCACGAGTACGTAGGAGTTGGCTGTTGGATCAAATTGAAAGCAGTAAAGAAAGGCGCGGTCCAGTAAATTGCCAACGGTTCCATCGGAAGCTTCCACGATCGCGGCACGTAGATCTCGGCCCCTTGGCGCTAGATCGGGCAGATAACGGGTAATGATCCCCTCATCACTCAGGACAATCACCGCGGCGGGATGCGCATATTCTCCCTGTTCTTCGACCCACTTGAACATGAACCCCGTTGCCTGGGTCAATGCTCGTATCGCATCTTCGCTGCCAGTAAGAAAATGCCATTCGGCATCTTCATCATCGAGTCGCCGGAGGTAGCGGGCACGCTGCTCAGCCGCTCGTTCGGGGGTATCTGCGGGACTGAATGAAACAGTGACCATTTCGTAACCGTCCCCAGGTGCCCATGGTACATCATCCAGGCTTCGAGTAACGCCGTCTAAAAGTACACTGCACAGCATCGGACAGGTGTGGTAAACAAACGTAAGGACGACTGGGCGATCTTGTTGGAAGTACTCTCCCAGAGTCACAGCTTTGCCGTACGAGTCCGTAAATACGAGGTCAAGCGGAATCTGCTCTCCTAAACGAGGAGTGAGCCCAACTCCCTCGTACGCAAGACTAGCCTGCTCGGTCAGTTGTGCGTACACGGGGGCCGAGTACATGCAAAGGGTAAGTATGGCAATACATCCTTTGTGCATTTAGGGTTGTATTTCCTCAGAGATACGGACACTATCGGGAAATTCTTCTGCTACCCTCATAATGGCCTGTTCAATTGGAATCCGGAACGTGCTATCCTCTAACATTTCGTAGCGATTCAATTGACGGAGTCCGGCAACCCGTAATCGTTCTAGTTCCGGATACGAAGCCTGAGCCGCACGTTCCAGTTCCACCTGCTCCGCCTCACGCTTAAACCAATATGAGGCCAAAAATGTTAACGATCCCAGCCCAATTAACAGAAAAATCACAAAAGAAATAAGGGGGATCGCAGCAATGGCTTCATGCTGAACAAGAGGTCGGTCAGAGGGCCTATCTTCAGATTCAACAGACATGACGGATACGCTAAGCGTTTTCGAAATGCAGGGATTTGCTTAATTTTGGATCTCCTTCGCACACAATTGCATGCCGACTAAGACGCCACAGGAATCCTGCAATGAACACACACAGGAGCCCGATCCAGCAACTGAGATCCAGCCAGTGAAACTGAGCCTGATCTGGATGCAGTATGGGCATGGCTTGCCAGTGAATATCAAACCATTGCATAATCAAAAGCCACACCGCGATGATGGCAAGGGGAATTGAGTAACGCTTGATGGCACGGGGCAAAAGAATCAGAAATGGAATAATGAAGTGCCCAAACAGCAGGATCCCGCTGTGGGTCTCCCATCCATTTTGGAGTCGATACTTAAACCAGACGGTCTCCTCAGGAATTCCACCGTACCAGTAAAGCATATACTGGCTGAACGCGATATAGGCCCAAAACACCACAAACCCAAACATAAGCTTCCCCAGGTCGTGATAGTGTTCAGCTGTCACGGCCCCTCGCAGCATCCCTCCCCGTTGCAGTCCAGCAACGCACAGTGCGGTAAAGCAAAAGGCAGCCATAAACGCTCCAGAAAAGAAGTAGACCCCAAATATGGTTGAGAACCAGTGTGGATATAATGTCATGAGCAGGTCAAACGCTGCGAACGCAGTCGTAATGCTACACAACGGTAAGCCCCAGGCACTTAGGTGGCGTAGGCGGGCGCTGATACCCGGATCACGGGTCACATCCTGAAGCAGAGACAATCTCCACAGGCGTGAAGAGACGAAGGTCCATGCAATGAAATAGAACGCGATTCGAACCAGAAAGAACGGGATATTCAGATAAGCAACCTTCCCGGCCAAGATCTCATCATAGTACTTACTGGTTGGGTCAGCAATGCCTTCCGCCGTCCAGTGGTGATAGGGGCCGTGGGCATCAAATATGCCAATCAGGATGGGAATAAACAGGATAGCAAGAAGCGGGAAGGAGACCGCAGCCGCTTCTGGGATTCGTCGTAGGACAACAATCCACTCCGCACGAACAAGATGTTTGATCAGCACGACGAACAAGCATCCCAAGGCGATGGAGAGGCAGAAGGTCCAGCCGATCAGATAAGAGAAATAAAATTGCTCAAGAAATGCCTCGCTCATACCAACAGCAATGCTTACCACAACCACCACCATACCGACAAGTCCCGGAATGATGTAGCTACGAGATGTACCGGTAAAGGGGTACTGACCACTCTTGGTGGGGGCCAAGGGATCAACAAGCTTCATCAAGAGCGAGCTGCTTCGCAGTGCGTCACGCATAGATCCTCGTTTCAAGGCGTATTC from Rhodothermaceae bacterium includes:
- a CDS encoding SCO family protein gives rise to the protein MYSAPVYAQLTEQASLAYEGVGLTPRLGEQIPLDLVFTDSYGKAVTLGEYFQQDRPVVLTFVYHTCPMLCSVLLDGVTRSLDDVPWAPGDGYEMVTVSFSPADTPERAAEQRARYLRRLDDEDAEWHFLTGSEDAIRALTQATGFMFKWVEEQGEYAHPAAVIVLSDEGIITRYLPDLAPRGRDLRAAIVEASDGTVGNLLDRAFLYCFQFDPTANSYVLVARRAMQVGGGITALILIVSLGLLWMKDTKKSEYA